The window GCAGAAAGGCTTAGAATTTCATACCACAGACCTGGATAAAGTGATTCCTGTTCGTGCCGATCCAGCTAAACTTAAACAAGTACTTTTAAATGTAGTTGGTAACGCTGTTAAGTTTACTGACTCTGGCAACATTACAATTAATACGCGAATAGAAGCGTTCGCTGAAACATCCCCTGAGGTTTCTTTGAATAATGGGAATGATCGAGGAGAAATTGCTGGTTCTAAGGAAAAGAAGAGAGAACGCTTATCCCTGCCTTCTACAGGTGATGCAAGTACGGATAGTACTTCAGTAACTCCTTCTTCGCGTGTTGTTGTGACTGTTAAGGATACGGGAATTGGGATCGATCCCACTCAACAGCCTAAACTTTTCCGTCCCTTCGTGATGGTTGATGGGACAACCACGCGCAAGTGTGGAGGTACAGGTCTGGGTCTTGCGATTTCGCGGAATTTAATGTCACTGATGGGAGGGAATATTACCCTCTCTAGTGATGGGGATGGTCATGGGACTAAGGTGGAAATTTCTTTGCCTATCATTGAGCATTCATTACTATTTTCAGGTGACTCCCAATTATCCAATGATGTTGCTCAGATGTTTGAATCGGCTGATAATAATGCAGAAGACTCAAATGTTATTAGTCAATAATGATTAGGTAATAGGTAATGAGTAATGGGTAATGATTCAAAATTCAAGAAAGTATGATTACCCTCACACAAACCTACTTATTCCTGATCGTTCAATGCTAAAAATGCCTGTTTAGCAGCGGCTTGTTCTGCTGCTTTTTTAGAACGTCCTTGCCCTTCACCCAATCGCTGATTTTGCAGCCAGACTTCAGCCGTAAAGCGGTGGTCATCCCCATGTATTAAACTTGTTTCTTTAAGGCGATACTCTGGGCGAAGTTTGTAGTGAGCTTGAGTCCATTCTTGGAGAGCATCTTTATAGTTTAGGCGGGCTGGATCTTGGCGCACTTCTGCGGCTAGTTGCTGCAAGTGAGGATCTAACCAAGGGCGCACAAGTTTTAGTGTATGGGTACTCAAGTAGAGTGCTCCTAACACCGCTTCAAAGGCATCTGCTAAGCGTGATGTCTCTCCTGCCGCGTCACTCGCTGCACTGCTAGACAGGAGTAAATAACGTTCTAATCCATAAACTCTCGCTAACTGAGCAAGGATGCGATCGCTCACCAGTACCGAACGAATGGCAGCAAATTCACCGACTGAAGCGTTGGGATAGGTTTCAAATAACAATTCTGAGGTCGCAATTCGCACAACGGCGTCACCGACGAATTCTAACTGCTCATAGTTGGCTTTAGCAGAAATACTTGGGTGCGTTAGTGCTAGGTCAAGCAGTGCCCACTGCACTGGAGCCTGATCGGACAACCCTAATTTTTGCACGAATTGCCGTAGTTGTTTCTGACGGCGAGGGTCTATGAGAGTCATGATTTAAGATGAACAACACTTACTATAAGTGAGTTTAAGCAAGTAGACCTAAGATTTTCAAAAATTTGCTGCCAAACTCATTTTTTCCAAAAACGGTCTGATCCAATTTTGTTACCAATCTTAATAATCCCACAAAAGCAAAGCTGTTTAAACGACTATCACTGGTGAAATCCTCGTTAGAGGCATAAAAATTTAAAAATTTTTCTATATTATGAAAGTCAGCTTTATCTAATACATATAAGTAATGTAAAAACTCTTGATGAGTGATTTCATTATTAATATGAGCCACGAAAAACTTAAATAAAGCATCTGCTTTAGCCAATTCATCAAAGCGGTCTAAAGCGATAATTAACTTTTCTTCTAAATTCTTTTTATAGTCTTGATTAGCAATTACTTTATCAAACTTATTTTTAAAATTATCATCAATGCTCTCGAAACCCTTCAGAAAGAGTAGCGTTTTTTCCATAAAAAATTGCTCCCGAACTGTCAAAAAAGTTGTCATTGCAGAATAATCAGTTTCTCAGATTAAAATTTCACTGGTCGGTTTATTCTGAATTGAGCCAGTCAATTCAAAACGAAATCCAGGCTTAAGCTAAATACTACTGATATAACCTAAGTTCGTCGTAGCACTCAAGTAGCTCAAGCTGGCAAACAGCAAGTACAAAAACTGAGGTTAGCTCCATCCGGCTTAGGCTAACGAACGAGTCATGTCAAGATGCAGAAAGTGAAAGTGAGAACCTAAAGTCCTGTCAGCAGGTTCAAAAAAGGAGAGAGTCGGGCATAAGCCGGGTTCTGTTCTCCACAGCAGCAGAACTTCTGGGAGGGCAGTTATCTATCTGGGACATCTGTTACCAGATGCCTCTAGCGGTTCTTGTCAGCGGAACTGGGAAAAGACCAACCGTAGTTCCTACGACCTTGCTCCCAACCGGGGTTTACCGAGCCAGCACCTCTCGATGCTGCTGGTGCGCTCTTACCGCACCTTTGCACCCTTACCCTCAACAACGTATGAAGTGTAAAGTAAGAAATCTGAAATTTCATCCTTTATCCCTCAGACTTGAGAAGGCGGTATATTTCTGTGGCACTATCCTCACGGTCACCCGCACTGGGCGTTACCCAGCAAGTTTGGCCTTTCGGGAGCCCGGACTTTCCTCAGACTCTACGAGAATGCGAGTCCGCAACTACCTTCGCCTACTCTCTCCTCATCCAGTCTAATCGCCGTGAGGCATTAGCTGTTAGCTTTTGACAAAGAAAAGGAGCAAGCGACTACAGATTTGGCTCTAGAGAGGAGGTGAGGAGCGAAAGGTTTGTCGGTGATGGCGGGAAGAAAGATAAAAAATTCTAATTTCCTCCTAAAGCTGCGGTTCCACTTTTCCCCAGTCTATGACTTCATTGGTTCCGGCTAGGATTTCTTTTTCGGAGGTGGTGTCAAGGCGATGAGCAAGGCTTTTGTCCAGCGTAGTTTTTGAGGGGTTAACTTACAGTTCACGAAGCAGGAACGCTCTGCCGCTCCCGGTTGAGATAACTTAAAGGATAATCGAAGGGTGAATGGCTCAGCTTTTTTAGATGCTTTTTTGAGCTTTGGTACCTTAAATAAGTTTCCGTTGATGTCTTTGTCATCACTCAACTCTTCGTCAATTTTTTGATTGGCGACAATGATACTGGGAACTTGCTTTTGCGGGATTTCGGCTAGTCCTTTAGTGACCCGAATGATTCGACTAACATTTCCTTCATAATTCGTAATAGAGCTTTCGTCCCAATTGACTCTAAGAGTGATGGCAGAATCCTCAGAAGATTTATTCTTTATGCCAATTCTTATCGTTTTTAAATCATCGAGTTGATAACTGGGCTTGAGCTTTTTAAAGTCAATATCTACTATATCTTTGATTTCATTGGCAGTGAGTTCATTATTTATAAATTCATTATCAACCTCTAATGTAACTTGAGTTTCTAAAGATTGATAGGCTTTATAAAATACGTAAATAACAATTATGATATAAACCGTAAAGACTAATAAATTTCGACTATCCATGTTGTAAACCTCTTCAATAATTTACGATTTTAAAGTTAAAAATTGGCTGGTTTAAAAACACAATAACTAAAAAATATCTTTACTAAACAGCGATAGGTTGACTCTTTTGTGAGAATTTTCCGTATTTTAATCATTGTCAATAGTGGAAAAATTATTAAACCAACCCCGACGCCAGAAAAAGTAGCATAGAGCTACCGCGATCGCCACCATTATCCCCCAACAGGCGAAATAGCCCCACCTCACCTTAAGTTCTGGCATGTATTCAAAATTCATACCATAAACTCCAGCAATAAACGTAAGTGGGATAAAAATTGTTGAGATTACGGTCAAGAATTTCATAATCTCATTCATCTTGTTGCCCACCGAAGACAGGTAAACATCCATTAGACCTGAAGCCAGTTCGCGATAAGTTTCTACCATATCCATTACTTGAACGGTGTGATCATAGCAGTCGCGCAGATAAATTTGGACGTTGGGACTGATCAGATCACTATCACCCCGAATTAAGGAGTTAATTGCATTTCGCTGAGGCCAGATCGACCGACGCAAGGCTAATAATTCTCGTCTGAGTTGGTAGATCTTTTCTAAAGTCTGTCGGGTGGGGTTGCGGAGGACTTCATCCTCTAATTCTTCAATCCGTTCCCCATAGTCTTCCAGAACTGGAAAAAAGCCATCGATCAAAGCATCTAAAAGGGCATAGGCTAAATAATCTGTTCCTGATTTTCGGACACTGCCTTTATTGGTACGAATGCGATCGCGCACGGGACCAAAGCAATCTCGTTGGGGTTCCTCCTGTACGGTTAGTAAATAATGTTTGCCTAACACAAAACTAACTTGCTCAATCCAAAAGCCATCTCCCTTTTCTTTGGGCATCACCATCTGAGCAATGATCACTAACTGATCATCGTAATTCTCGATTTTTGGGCGTTGGGGTACATTAACCACATCTTCCAGCACAAGGGGATGCAAATCAAATACTTTACCCAATCGCTGTAAGATATCTTCACTACCCAAGCCGCTAACATCAACCCAAGAAACTGACTCGGTATCTAAGTAGAGAGTACAGTCCTCAGGATTAACGACGTGAATACGAGTAGCGTTGGATTCGTTGTAGTCAATTAAAACAATCTTAGACGGTGCAGCGTCTTCTTCGATGATCAGGGTTCCTGGTAGGCTACCGGGTTTATCGTAGAAGTAATCAAATAAATCTTCTTCTTCTTCTTCTTTTTCTGTTTGTGCGACTAACTCTAAATCAGGGACACGTCTTTCTCTCATGTTCATTTACCTCATATTGTTCATTTTCTTGAACTTTTCATATTGGTGTCAGCTAAAACTTCTTTCTATAAATTTAATTTCCTCCTTAAGCCCCTCCGAATGAATCCATCCAACATATCCTACAAATTCACAGTTATTTTCCCGGTCAAAAATATAAACATGATAAATTTTTAAAAAATTGTTCCAAAAACGTAGTATTCCGCCACCATCTCTAAACGTTAACTCAGCAAGAGTATTCTTAATACATCTCCCCAAAAACTAGAGTAAAAATGGGGCAATGATTTTTCTTGTTGGTCAAACTCTTCCTTAATTAAGTTTTTCAACTTATCTGCATATTTGACATCGTGTGTGGCGACACCATGAATGAAAAATACTAGCATTGTCGGTCAATCAGCCTCTAAAGCTGTCATTGTTTAATCCAGTATTACTACAAAGATCCGTAAACGCAACAAAATAGCAGCCTGCCACAAAAGACAAGCTGCTATAAAGATTCTTACCTAGAAAGTGGTGGACTACATCATACCCATGCCGCCCATGCCGCCCATGCCGCCCATGCCGCCCATGCCGCCCATGCCGCCCATGCCACCCATGTCAGGGGCAGCGCCTTTCTTCTCAGGCTTCTCGACAACCAGGGCTTCAGTCGTTAAGACCATACCAGCAATAGAACCAGCATTTTGCAGCGCCGATCGCACAACCTTAGCGGGGTCGATAATGCCTGTTGCAATCAGGTCTTCATATTTGCCAGTGGCAGCATTGTAGCCAATATTGACATCGCTAGTCCGCACCTTCTCAACGATGACGGAACCTTCAACACCGGCGTTATCAGCCATCTGGCGTAGAGGGGCTTCTAATGCCTTGGCGACGATATCCGCGCCAATTTTTTCTTCCTCACCGAGACTGTTTTTGATATCGCCAATTTTTGAAATTAAGCGAATCAATGTGGTACCGCCGCCAGGGACGATACCTTCATCAACAGCCGCTTTGGTCGCATTGAGGGCGTCCTCAATCCGCAGTTTACGGTCTTTGAGTTCGGTTTCAGTGGCAGCACCGACCTTAATCACGGCAACACCACCCGCCAGTTTGGCGATCCGTTCTTGCAGTTTTTCTTTATCGTATTCCGAGTCGGTTTCTGCCAACTGCTTACGGATTTGCACAATCCGCTTCTGTACGTCTGCCGTATTTTCGTCACCGGAGACGATGGTGGTGGAGTCTTTATCAATGGTGATTTTCCGTGCTGTACCCAGCATATCCGGGGTCACCGTATCCAGGCTTAAGCCAATTTCTTCAGAAATTAACTGACCGCCCGTGAGTGTGGCAATATCTTGCAGCAGCGCTTTGCGGCGATCGCCAAATCCAGGCGCTTTGATCGCGGCAGCACTCAACACACCCCGTGCTTTGTTCACCACCAAGGTAGCTAAGGCTTCCCCTTCTAAATCTTCCGCAATAATTAGCAGCGGTTGACCAGCCCGTGCCATCTTTTCCAGCACCGGAACCAAGTCCTGAATGCTGCTAATCTTTTTGTCGGTAATCAGGATGCGAGGATTTTCATATTCCACCGTCATCCGTTCTTGATCCGTCACGAAGTAGGGAGAAATATAGCCCCGGTCAATCTGCATCCCTTCCACGACTTCCAGTTCAGTGGAGAGAGATTTAGACTCTTCAACGGTAATCACACCGTCTTTAGTGACTTTCTCCATCGCCTCGGAGATCATCCGACCGACTTCTTCGTCGTTACCCGCAGAAACGGTGGCAACTTGAGCGATCGCACTTCCTTCCACGGGTTTCGCCATGGTCTCAATTTCTTTGACCAAATGCGCGATCGTTTTGTCAATACCCCGACGCACAGCAACAGGATTCGCCCCCGCTGCGACGTTCTTGAGACCTTCTCGAATCAGCGCTTGAGCAAGAACCGTAGCTGTTGTGGTCCCATCACCTGCGATTTCTTTCGTCCGGGAAGCCACTTCTTGAATGAGTCGAGCACCCGTATTTTCTAAGGGGTCTTCCAGTTCAATTTCTTTGGCAACGGTAATCCCATCGTTGACAATCTGGGGTGCCCCATAGGACTTTTCTAACAGAACATTCCGACCTCTAGGGCCTAAGGTAATGCGGACAGCATCAGCCAGAGCATTGACGCCCCGCTCTAAAGATCGTCTTGATTCTTCGTTAAACGAAACGATTTTTGCCATAAGTTTCCTGTGTTTCGTCGTGTCTCCATTAGCCAATTTAGCACTCTACAGGTCTGAGTGCTAAGTCAAGGAGGGAATTTAACTCTATGTCTCTGGGGTTGGGGTGTGGTCAACCGCAAGAGACTGTGGAGCGGCTTGTAATACCGCCTCCAACAACCCTGGAAACAGCGCATCTAAATCCTCGCGCCGCAAAGAATTGAGGTGTTGTGTTCCTTCTTTGCGACAGTAAAGCACACCCGACTCCCGCAAAACTTTAAAGTGATGGGACATCGTAGACCGGGCAATGGCTAAATCAAACGCTGCACAGGGTTGTTCACCCTTCGTCGCCAGCCGCCTCACAATTTCAAGCCGCACCGGATCGCCTAGCGCATACAATACGCCTGCTAAAGATATGTCTTTTGGGTCTGGATGATACAGCAGTCTCATAGTTGCATTATCGCATAGGCTGAACTATAGTTTAATTATTCGAGATTCTCGAACTATGGAAATAATACGGGAGGACAAGAATGTCATCAGTGACCCAAGTGACAGACGCAACATTCAAGCAAGAAGTCCTCGAAAGTGAACTTCCGGTATTAGTCGATTTTTGGGCACCTTGGTGTGGCCCCTGTCGAATGGTAGCTCCCACAGTGGATGAGGTTGCTTCTCAGTTTGCAGGACAGGTGAAAGTGGTAAAACTCGACACCGATCAAAATCCCGGTATCGCCAGCCAGTATGGGATTCGCAGCATTCCCACCTTACTGGTGTTCAAGGAAGGACGGCAAGTCGATACAGTAGTGGGCGCAGTTCCAGCAACCACTTTGGCTCAAACATTAGAAAAGCATCTGTAAGGCGGCTGGAAAAGAAGTCGTTTAAATGGAGCAGCGAAAGAGAGAGTGCTGCCACTACTCAATCTTCTGGGGCAAAAAGTGTTCGATCTGGGAGAGCAGGTGAGTGCTGCCAATGTTGTCAAACTCTCCGGTAATTTCCTGATTATCTCTGCGATCGAAGCAATGGCAGAAGCGTTTACTTTAGCCGAAAAGAATGGAATTGACCGAAGTCAGGTTGCTGAATTGTTTGGTCAAACCCTCTTTGCCTGTCCCATTTATCAAAACTATGGGCGGATGATTGCTCAACAACAGTATGAACCTGCCGGATTCAAACTGGCTTTGGGGTTATAAAGATGTTGAATTAGCGTTGCAAACAGCCAAAGAAAGTCAGATGCCTATGCCACTCGCTAGCTTAGTTCGCGATCGCCTAATTTCATCCATCGCTAAAGGAAGGGGAGAGATTGATTGGACGGGGCTTGCTTTGAGCGTATCGGAAGAAGCAGGAATTCCAGGCAATCGGAAGTGACATAAACTGACAAATTCATTGCACCAATGCTTACAAAATTAGGAGAAATAACTCATGATTGAACTTTACTATTGGACAACACCCAACGGTCATAAAATCACGATGTTCTTGGAGGAAGTTGGACTCCCTTACACCATTATTCCCGTTAACATTGGTGCTGGCGATCAATTTAAGCCCGACTTTCTCAAGATAGCCCCCAACAATCGCATCCCCGCCATTATTGACCACGAACCCGCTAATGGGGGTGAACCCATTTCAGTCTTTGAATCAGGTGCAATCTTGCTGTACTTAGCCGAAAAAACCGGGAAACTGATTCCCAGTGATTTGCGCCAACGAGTTGAAGTCCTTCAATGGTTATTTTGGCAGATGGGGGGACTTGGGCCAATGGCAGGGCAAAATCACCACTTCAGCCAATATGCCCCAGAAAAGATTTCCTATGCCATCGACCGTTATGTGAATGAAACAGGGCGTTTATACGCTGTCCTGAATCAGCGATTGGCAGATCGAGAATTTGTTGCTGGCAACTATTCAATCGCCGATATTGCCGCCTATCCCTGGATCGTCCCCCACGAAAATCAAGGCCAAAAGCTAGAAGATTTCCCCAACCTGAAGCGCTGGTTCGAGACAATTCAGACACGTCCGGCAACCCTTCGTGCCTACGAGAAAGCAGAATCCTTCAAAAATCAGGCGCTCGATATTGAAAAATCCCGGTCATTGCTATTTAATCAGTCAGCCACAACCGTACAGCCTTAGAGTCTATTGGCAAACTCTAAAAAGCCTCCTCTCTTCCCTTCTCTCCTCAGCGCCCTTTGTGACTCTGTGGTTCCTTTTCTTACAACTAATAATACTTTCGAGAACTTCAACCCCTGAATATGGATATCAATTTACTTTCTCCCTACAAACTAGGGAACCTAGAACTACCCAACCGCCTCGTCATGGCACCCTTAACACGCAATCGCGCAGGCAAAGGCAATGTTCCAAGGCCACTCAATGCCACCTATTACGCCCAACGCGCCTCCGCAGGACTAATCATTGCAGAAGCCACCCAAGTTTCGCCTCAAGGTCAAGGTTATCCCAGCACACCCGGAATTCATTCAGCCGAACAAGTGGAAGGATGGAAATTGGTAACGGATGCCGTACATCAACAGGGGGGAAGAATATTCCTGCAACTGTGGCATGTGGGACGGATTTCCCATCCCGACTTGCAACCGGATGGAGCGTTACCTGTTGCGCCTTCTGCGATCGCTCCTAAGGGTGAAGCTTCAACCTACGAAGGGCCTAAACCCTTTGTTACTCCTCGTGCTTTGGAAACCGCTGAGATTCCAGAAATTATCGAACAGTACCGTCAGGGAGCCAAAAATGCGCTCCAAGCTGGATTTGATGGGGTGGAGGTTCACGGAGCCAATGGCTATTTGTTGGATCAGTTTCTGCGGGATGGGACGAATCAGCGCACGGACGAGTATGGCGGTTCCCTGGAAAATCGTGCTCGACTGCTGCTAGAAGTGACGGAAGCCGTGACGGAAGTCTGGGGCGCAGATCGAGTTGGAGTACGCCTTTCTCCCAGCGGCACGTTTAATGACATGCACGATTCTGACCCTTTGTCAACCTTTAGTTATGCAACCCAAGCGCTGAATCGATTTGGATTGGCTTATCTGCATATTATTGAGGTGAACGAATCCGACTTAAGGCATGGTGGGACGGAGGTACCGACTAGTGTTTTACGAGATCGCTTTACCGGCACATTAATGGTCAATGGCGGCTATGACTGGGAGAGAAGCAATGCTGTATTGGCAAAGGGGGAAGCGGATTTGGTTTCATTTGGTACGCTGTTTTTGGCGAATCCAGACTTACCAAAACGGTTTGCTGCCAATGCACCCCTGAATCAACCAGACCCAACAACCTTCTACGGGGGTGGGGAGAAGGGCTACACAGACTATCCCTTTTTGCAGGCTAGCTGAAGACCATAATCGCCAAAGAAGCAGTGGGAAGCCTCC of the Allocoleopsis franciscana PCC 7113 genome contains:
- the rnc gene encoding ribonuclease III, coding for MTLIDPRRQKQLRQFVQKLGLSDQAPVQWALLDLALTHPSISAKANYEQLEFVGDAVVRIATSELLFETYPNASVGEFAAIRSVLVSDRILAQLARVYGLERYLLLSSSAASDAAGETSRLADAFEAVLGALYLSTHTLKLVRPWLDPHLQQLAAEVRQDPARLNYKDALQEWTQAHYKLRPEYRLKETSLIHGDDHRFTAEVWLQNQRLGEGQGRSKKAAEQAAAKQAFLALNDQE
- the corA gene encoding magnesium/cobalt transporter CorA, producing the protein MRERRVPDLELVAQTEKEEEEEDLFDYFYDKPGSLPGTLIIEEDAAPSKIVLIDYNESNATRIHVVNPEDCTLYLDTESVSWVDVSGLGSEDILQRLGKVFDLHPLVLEDVVNVPQRPKIENYDDQLVIIAQMVMPKEKGDGFWIEQVSFVLGKHYLLTVQEEPQRDCFGPVRDRIRTNKGSVRKSGTDYLAYALLDALIDGFFPVLEDYGERIEELEDEVLRNPTRQTLEKIYQLRRELLALRRSIWPQRNAINSLIRGDSDLISPNVQIYLRDCYDHTVQVMDMVETYRELASGLMDVYLSSVGNKMNEIMKFLTVISTIFIPLTFIAGVYGMNFEYMPELKVRWGYFACWGIMVAIAVALCYFFWRRGWFNNFSTIDND
- the groL gene encoding chaperonin GroEL (60 kDa chaperone family; promotes refolding of misfolded polypeptides especially under stressful conditions; forms two stacked rings of heptamers to form a barrel-shaped 14mer; ends can be capped by GroES; misfolded proteins enter the barrel where they are refolded when GroES binds) encodes the protein MAKIVSFNEESRRSLERGVNALADAVRITLGPRGRNVLLEKSYGAPQIVNDGITVAKEIELEDPLENTGARLIQEVASRTKEIAGDGTTTATVLAQALIREGLKNVAAGANPVAVRRGIDKTIAHLVKEIETMAKPVEGSAIAQVATVSAGNDEEVGRMISEAMEKVTKDGVITVEESKSLSTELEVVEGMQIDRGYISPYFVTDQERMTVEYENPRILITDKKISSIQDLVPVLEKMARAGQPLLIIAEDLEGEALATLVVNKARGVLSAAAIKAPGFGDRRKALLQDIATLTGGQLISEEIGLSLDTVTPDMLGTARKITIDKDSTTIVSGDENTADVQKRIVQIRKQLAETDSEYDKEKLQERIAKLAGGVAVIKVGAATETELKDRKLRIEDALNATKAAVDEGIVPGGGTTLIRLISKIGDIKNSLGEEEKIGADIVAKALEAPLRQMADNAGVEGSVIVEKVRTSDVNIGYNAATGKYEDLIATGIIDPAKVVRSALQNAGSIAGMVLTTEALVVEKPEKKGAAPDMGGMGGMGGMGGMGGMGGMGGMGMM
- a CDS encoding ArsR/SmtB family transcription factor, which gives rise to MRLLYHPDPKDISLAGVLYALGDPVRLEIVRRLATKGEQPCAAFDLAIARSTMSHHFKVLRESGVLYCRKEGTQHLNSLRREDLDALFPGLLEAVLQAAPQSLAVDHTPTPET
- the trxA gene encoding thioredoxin, producing the protein MSSVTQVTDATFKQEVLESELPVLVDFWAPWCGPCRMVAPTVDEVASQFAGQVKVVKLDTDQNPGIASQYGIRSIPTLLVFKEGRQVDTVVGAVPATTLAQTLEKHL
- a CDS encoding NAD-binding protein: MLPLLNLLGQKVFDLGEQVSAANVVKLSGNFLIISAIEAMAEAFTLAEKNGIDRSQVAELFGQTLFACPIYQNYGRMIAQQQYEPAGFKLALGL
- a CDS encoding glutathione binding-like protein: MIELYYWTTPNGHKITMFLEEVGLPYTIIPVNIGAGDQFKPDFLKIAPNNRIPAIIDHEPANGGEPISVFESGAILLYLAEKTGKLIPSDLRQRVEVLQWLFWQMGGLGPMAGQNHHFSQYAPEKISYAIDRYVNETGRLYAVLNQRLADREFVAGNYSIADIAAYPWIVPHENQGQKLEDFPNLKRWFETIQTRPATLRAYEKAESFKNQALDIEKSRSLLFNQSATTVQP
- a CDS encoding alkene reductase, translated to MNMDINLLSPYKLGNLELPNRLVMAPLTRNRAGKGNVPRPLNATYYAQRASAGLIIAEATQVSPQGQGYPSTPGIHSAEQVEGWKLVTDAVHQQGGRIFLQLWHVGRISHPDLQPDGALPVAPSAIAPKGEASTYEGPKPFVTPRALETAEIPEIIEQYRQGAKNALQAGFDGVEVHGANGYLLDQFLRDGTNQRTDEYGGSLENRARLLLEVTEAVTEVWGADRVGVRLSPSGTFNDMHDSDPLSTFSYATQALNRFGLAYLHIIEVNESDLRHGGTEVPTSVLRDRFTGTLMVNGGYDWERSNAVLAKGEADLVSFGTLFLANPDLPKRFAANAPLNQPDPTTFYGGGEKGYTDYPFLQAS